CGGTATGCTACTCTCAGTCCACCAGCCGTATTTTCCAGGTCGAGAGGACGGAGACCAATGGCCAAAGATGTCCTGTCCGAAATACACCAGTACCTTCAGAGAGAGGATTCGGGAAGGCTCAGGTACACCAGAAGAGCATTCCGAATGCTCCCCACACTGGATAGACCGCGTATACTGGATATTGGCTGTGGCCTGGGAGGACCGACTCTGCAACTTGCGCGGTTGAGTCAGGGAAACATAATCGGGATAGATATCGACACTCCTTCCCTGGACGAGTTCACGGGTAGAATTAAAGAGACCGGGCTTTCAGACCGTGTCAAGGCTGTCAACTGCTCCATGTTTGATATGGATTTCCCGGACGAGAGCTTCGACATCATCTGGGCTGAGGGTTCTATATGGCGAATCGGCTTTGAGAAAGGTCTCAGGGAGTGGCGAAGATTCCTTAGTCCCAATGGATTCCTGGTAGTCCACGAGATGGTCTGGCTACGTCCGAATCCCCCGAAAGCGGTTCACGATTACTGGACACGGTTCTATGCGGGAATAACCACTGTCCCTGATAACATGGAACGGGTCCCCGGCTGTGGTTATGACATTATCGGGCATTTTGCTCTCCCGGAGAATGCCTGGTGGAGGGAGTACTACGGCCCTCTGCAACAGCATGTCAAAGAGCTCCGCATGAAGTACGCCGACGACCCCGGATCCCTCGCGATGCTTGACAGGGAACAACGTGAAATAGACCTTTACAGGCAAAGCCAAGGATGGTACGGCTCAGCATTCTTCGTCATGCAGAAGAGACCGGTATCCCCTACGCAGGACAGCTAGTGTAGTGTCTTACAAATGCCTTTACAGTCCCTGTCATTCTAGCAAGCCTATGAAAAACCCTTTCGACCAACCCCCTGACCCCCTTCCTGGCCAGGAAGAGCCTTCCTACCGAGGAAGGGGGGAAAGATTATATCTGGGGGACACCGGCAGAATCTGGTTTCGGATTCTGCTAACGTCATTCTGTAAGAATGACGCCCAGACACCCCTGCCAAAAGGAGCGCCTCTCAGAAG
Above is a genomic segment from Dehalococcoidales bacterium containing:
- a CDS encoding class I SAM-dependent methyltransferase; this translates as MAKDVLSEIHQYLQREDSGRLRYTRRAFRMLPTLDRPRILDIGCGLGGPTLQLARLSQGNIIGIDIDTPSLDEFTGRIKETGLSDRVKAVNCSMFDMDFPDESFDIIWAEGSIWRIGFEKGLREWRRFLSPNGFLVVHEMVWLRPNPPKAVHDYWTRFYAGITTVPDNMERVPGCGYDIIGHFALPENAWWREYYGPLQQHVKELRMKYADDPGSLAMLDREQREIDLYRQSQGWYGSAFFVMQKRPVSPTQDS